In Marispirochaeta aestuarii, the genomic window CTTTTTCTCACGGACTGCCCGGCTCTCTGTCAGTGACAGGCTGATCTGGCTTAAGGGGATCAGTACTCCGTTAAAACAGGCGGCGGACTACCTTCCGGCCTATGCCTGGGCCTGAGGTATCCCCAGGGTTCGGGACACTGGCTAATTTTTCTGCAGAGTCCTGGAGTGGATGTCAGCAGCGGCTGCATCTCCTGCCAGGCGGGCAATAATCGCTTCAGAGAACTCCGCCGCCGTACCCGCTCCTCGGCTGGTAATTACGTTGCCGTCGATCACGACCCTCTCGGGACTGAAGTTCGCCCTGGTCCACTCCTTCTCAAATCCTGGGAAGCAGGTAGCCTTTCTCGTATCCAGGATACCCAGGGGATAGAGCACCACAGCGGGGGCAGCGCAGATAGCGGCAATGAGACCGTCTTTCCTGTAAACATCTTCTATCAGCTTTACAGCCTTATCAGAAGCAGCTATGTTGGCGGCTCCCGGCATTCCACCCGGGATGATCAGGGCATCTACTTCCTGACTGAAATCTTCCAGCTTTTTATCGGCGTGGACAATAATATTATGGCCGCCGGTAACCTGTAGACCGGTAACGCCAAGGGTGACGAGATCCAGGCCCGCGCGACGCAGAAAATCTATGGGGGTAACAGCCTCAACCTCTTCAAAACCGTCCGCCAGAAGAAGGGCAACTCTTTTATGTTCCATGTCGTATCCTCCATTTTTGTTGTTGTCTACTCTGGAAAATACAAATAAAACCGGTCAGGCTCAAATCAAATGATCCCGGAAAGGGCCTCGTGGGTTTCCAGGAGCATCCGTTCAGTGGCGTCCCAGCCGATACAGGCATCGGTTATGGAAACTCCGTAAATAAGCTCTGCGGGATTGCTGCCGATGGACTGGCTGCCCTCAAAGAGATTGCTTTCCAGCATAAAGCCGACGACTTCGTTCAGACCCCTCCGGCGGTAGTCGGTCAGGGCCCGCAGAACCCTCTCCTGCTTGAAGGGATCTTTTCCGGAATTCATGTGGCTGCAATCGATCATAACAGCCGGATCTATCCCGCTGCCGGCGAGCATCTCCCGGGCCTCCTCCACATTCTCCTCGTAGTAATTGGGGGCGTCCCTGCCGCCCCGGAGAATTATGTGGTTATTGGGATTGCCCGTTGTGTGCAGAACACAGGTATTGCCTGCCTGGTCTATACCGATAAAACTCTGGGGATGCCGGGAAGCCTCCATGGCGTCCACTGCAAGCTTGAGATTACCGGAGGTACCGTTCTTGAAACCCACGGGCATTGAAAGACCGGAAGCCATCTGGCGGTGGGTCTGGCTCTCGGTAGTTCGCGCCCCGATTGCCGCCCAGGAAATCAGGTCGGCGATATACTGTGGGATGATCGGTTCGAGGATCTCAGACCCCACTGGCATACCCATCTCCGTGATTTCCAGCAGGATCTGCCGGGCCTGCTTGAGTCCCTTTTCGATCTTGTAGCTTCCGTCCAGGTCGGGGTCCGTAATGAGTCCCCGCCACCCCAGCACCGTCCTGGGCTTTTCAAAATAGACCCGCATTAAAAGAAGCATACTGTCCTTTACCTTTTCCTGCAGGCCCTTCAGTCGCTCCGCGTAATCCAGGGCAACCTTTCGGCTGTGAATTGAGCAGGGACCGATGATACCGAGAAGCCGCCTGTCTTTTCCCTTCAGGATATCGACGACCTGTTTTCGGCCCGTGAAAACCGTTTCGTTGCTGGCGGGAGTAACCGGATACAACTCTTTAAGGGCTGCCGGTGAAAAGAGGGGATGGGCTTTACGTATGTGAATATCGGATAATGGATGCAGGGGACTGGCTCCAGCCATGGTTATTCCTTTCCTTGTGTTCTTATTGACAGGTACGTGGCATGGAGTATACCTGTTTTAGTATGGTAAATACAAGCATCCCGATTGCACAAGGCCGGGTCTATGGTTTACAAAAGGTACATGAGCCGATTTCTGCTGCCCCTTGCAGCCGTCCTACTCCTGTTTAGCTCCTGCACAGGTCTGCAGGAATCCACCGCCTCAGCTTCATACCCGATACGGGAGAAGCAGGAAAAGCCTGCACCCTCAGGGGAAGCAGACAGCGCGGCGGATCAGAAAGGGGTTGCAGTAAAGCCGGAACTACCGGCAACCGCTGAAGATGAAAAGAAGCCCGAATCAGCGCCGGACCCGTTGGCTGCATACCTTGACCGGATGGACATAAAGCGACAGATCGGCCAGCTTTTTCTGGTGGAAGTACGGCACCCGGAAACCGGACAGCTCATCACAAGGATGAACGAAGCCT contains:
- a CDS encoding 3-deoxy-7-phosphoheptulonate synthase; the protein is MAGASPLHPLSDIHIRKAHPLFSPAALKELYPVTPASNETVFTGRKQVVDILKGKDRRLLGIIGPCSIHSRKVALDYAERLKGLQEKVKDSMLLLMRVYFEKPRTVLGWRGLITDPDLDGSYKIEKGLKQARQILLEITEMGMPVGSEILEPIIPQYIADLISWAAIGARTTESQTHRQMASGLSMPVGFKNGTSGNLKLAVDAMEASRHPQSFIGIDQAGNTCVLHTTGNPNNHIILRGGRDAPNYYEENVEEAREMLAGSGIDPAVMIDCSHMNSGKDPFKQERVLRALTDYRRRGLNEVVGFMLESNLFEGSQSIGSNPAELIYGVSITDACIGWDATERMLLETHEALSGII
- a CDS encoding DJ-1 family glyoxalase III: MEHKRVALLLADGFEEVEAVTPIDFLRRAGLDLVTLGVTGLQVTGGHNIIVHADKKLEDFSQEVDALIIPGGMPGAANIAASDKAVKLIEDVYRKDGLIAAICAAPAVVLYPLGILDTRKATCFPGFEKEWTRANFSPERVVIDGNVITSRGAGTAAEFSEAIIARLAGDAAAADIHSRTLQKN